The window TCAGGATCATCAACCATATCAATCTTGTTCATGAACACCACGATGGCAGGCACGCCCACTTGACGGGCGAGCAGGATATGTTCGCGGGTCTGGGGCATGGGGCCGTCCGCGGCGCTTACGACGAGGATGGCTCCGTCCATTTGTGCTGCGCCGGTAATCATGTTTTTGATATAGTCGGCGTGGCCGGGGCAGTCAACATGCGCGTAGTGACGGCCTTCGGTCTCATACTCTACGTGGGACGTGGCGATTGTAATACCACGCGCTTTTTCTTCCGGCGCGTTGTCGATGCTGTCAAAGCTACGGACTTGCGCGCCGCCCTTTTTGCTCAAATACGCAGTGATAGCTGCGGTCAACGTTGTTTTGCCATGATCGATGTGGCCAATCGTACCAATGTTGACGTGCGGCTTGGTACGAACGAATTTTTCTTTTGCCATTTTTCCTCCTGGGACCCGCTCGCGGATCCCACGTCGTGTTTTGTTATTTTTAATCTTATCGATAAAGAAAGTGGAGCTCAAGATCGGACTCGAACCGATGACCTCCTCCTTACCAAGGAGGTGCTCTACCTGCTGAGCTACTTGAGCTAAAATCTTCAGATATAAGGCGTTTGGATACATGAAAATGGAGCGGGAAACGGGGTTCGAACCCGCGACCCTCAGCTTGGAAGGCTGATGCTCTACCAACTGAGCTATTCCCGCTGGCATTCTCAAAAAAAAGTGGTGGACAGGGGAGGATTCGAACCTCCGTAGACTCTCGTCGCTGGGTTTACAGCCCAGTGCCATTAACCACTCGACCACCTGTCCACAATTTCTGGAGCCGATGAAGGGAGTTGAACCCCCAACCTATTGATTACAAATCAATTGCTCTGCCATTGAGCTACATCGGCGTCAAGAAGTACCATGTATTTCCAACACCAGAATTCTGTCAATAACTTTTCTTGCTTCACTCTATGATTCAACCGAAAAACCCGGTTCGGTACAAAAAATTATTAGTCCCCTTTTTTGTCAAGAACAGCTTTTATTTTTTTTAGAAGGTTCGGATTTTAGCTGAGCTGCCTGCGCTTTCTTCAAAGATGGCGTCTGAATTTTTTCTGTTCCATCAAGATTGAATGATTGTGGCTTTTTCGGGTTGCCTCCCTCTTGCCGCCCTTAGTATTCCTTTACTTTTTTAAGAAAAAGTTTGGATTGATAAAAGGGCCCACCTTGGCGGGTGAGCCCTTTTTTATCTAATCAGAACTTGCGTTTTGCTATTTGATGATAACCATTTGAGCTCGGCGGTTTTCCTGACGTCCAGCCGCTGTGCTGTTGGTGGCGATGGGATCTTTTGAGCTGTAGCCCTTGATTTCGATTTGTTCCCCGTCCACGCCTCTGGCAACCAGATAATCCTTCACCACTTTGGCACGGTTGTGGGAAAGCGGTTCGTTAATCTTGTCGCTGCCTTGGCTGTCGGTGTGGCCTTGGATTTCGACCATTGTATCGGGCAGTTTTTTAAGGAATTCCGCCACGCGGTCCAAGGCTGGTTTATCACCGTCGCGAATCACGTAGAGGTTGGTGTCGAAATGGACGATGAGCTTTGCCAGCTCTTGTGCCAGGAGGTCTTCATCGCTGGGACCGGCGGGTTTCGGAGCGGACACTGTTCCAACCAATGGCATGGGCAGGGTCACCGCGCCTTCGCTCTTGTGGTCGATGGCGCCGGCGAAATTGCCAACCTTGTCGCCCTTCAGTCTCACCCAGACGTCTCCGGAGAAATTGGGATTGACGGTGGCGCTTGGCTTCCAGGTCTTTCCGCCATCCACAGAAATCTCAAAACCTTCCGGGGCGTTGAGCTGGATGTTTCCAGTCAGGTTCAACCCGTTCAGTTTATAGTTCTGCGGAGCGGAGGGCGTGCCCAGTTCCGTGTTGAAAGGTTTCAGGTTTTGCAGGCTCAAATTCAGTTCCGGAATGGCCGGGACTTTCAGGTCGGTCACTGTTCCAATCACGGGAAGTTTGAACGTTGTGGCGTCTTTGCTGGCGTGATCGATGCTGCCGCTAAAGTTTCCGGCTTTGGCACCGGTGAGACGAACCAGGATTTCCCTGTCGATACTTCCGGGCACAATCATCGAATGAGCATAGGTTTTGCCGCCATCCAGGGAGAATTCAAAACCTGCCGGCGCGGTGATGTCAATATCGCCCTTCAGGTTTTCACCCTTGATTTTATAGCTTTGCGCGGCGGAAGGTTTGCCCACTTCGGTGGAGAATGTTTTAAGGTCGCCAGCTTGCAGCCTGATTTGAGGAAGCTTGGGCGCGTCGGGAAGTGTCACCACTCCCAAAACCGGCAGGGCAACCCTGTTGGCGCCTTCGCTATCGTGATTCAAGGTGCCGCCAAATTCGCCGGCTTTGGCGCCAGTGAGGCGAACCAAAAAGTCTCCGTCGAAGCCAGCGTCAACTGTCGCGGCTTTTTTCCAAGTTTTGCCTCCGTCGATGGAAAGCTCAAATCCTTCCGGGGCTTCAACCTGGATTTTGCCAGTCAAATTGGTTCCAGAAATCTTGTAAGCCTGAGCGGCGGAAGGGGTTCCCTGTACTGTGGTAAAAGAGCCCAGCTTCGCGTCGAGCTTCAGAACAGGCTGCACAACCTTGTCGGTAACGGTTCCAAACACGGGAAGCAACATGGGAGTGGCGCCCTTGCTGGCATGGCTGATATAGCCTTCGTAAACGCCTTTCTTGGCGCCGGTGAGACGAACCAAAACGCGACCATCAAAGCCAGCGGGCAATTCCAGGCTTGGATAGTAGTTTTTACCATCGATGGAAATCTCAAAAGCTTCAGGAGCTTCCAAGCTGATTCCCTGGCTCAGGTCGATTCCTTTCAGGTCGTAAGCCTGTGGCAATGAAGGCGTTCCCACTTCGGTGCTGAATCTTGCCAATTGGGCTTTGATATCGATGTTTCCAGCCACGACAGGAACAGTTTTTTTGGCGCCGAAATTGATTCCCACCCCGATGTAGGGTGTCAGGAGCGCGTCGTTCATCTTGCCTGTTTCCACCAGGTCAATGTTGTCCTTGGTGAAGAGGTTATACTTCACACCCAGTTCGCTGACGATGTTTTTCTTATAAAGGAAAGAAATACCAGCGGCGGCGTGCGGAACGGTGAAGTGTCCCCTGAAACCAGCCGGGACGCTGGGGTTATCCGCGATGCCTGGATTGGCTTTACTGCCATGGGTGGACCAACCCGCGCCCAGTTCGGCAAATGGCGAAATACGCTTCAAAAAAGCGTCTTCAGAAAAATTAATTGCCCCAACCGTGGTGGGACGGACTTTCAGATAAAGATTAATCCCTTCCAATGAGGAAAAATATGACTCGTTTGGGTCATCACCCTGGACTGCCACGTTGGCAAACCAAGGGCTGATGCCCACTCCAAGCCAATCTTTGATGGCCCAGGCATCCCAAGCAACCGCCCAGGCGCCTTTTTTGGAATTCGTGCCTTCAATGTCATCCAAAGGAATGCCAAGCCCGCCTTCCAACAAAAGGGTGCTCTCGAAGGCATGGATTGCCGGCATCAACGCCAGCAACAACAATGTAACAAGAATAGCTTTTGATCTTTTTAGCATGTTCACCTCGTATTTTCAAAAGTTTCTCCAGATGATTACAAACTAAATGACAGCCCTTGTGGTGTCAAGAACAAAAATTATCTGCTTTTATTATCTGTGTATTATTTTCAACAAAAAGCCATTTTCTTTTTGGCAAGCTTGCCGTGGAATCGAAATTGCATATTTTTTCATCATCTGGCGAAAACCCACTGACATGTTTCGCAAGTTTATACGCCGCTAATAGTTGCGCGATTGCCACGGTTAATTTCAAACCGACGCTTGGCAGAAAAATGGAGACCCAATGAAAAAATATATGATTTTCTTGACCCTGATTCTGGCTTGGGGAATTATTTTTGCTCAAACCACTGTTTTTAACGATGATTTTTCAAATTATCAGAGCGCGAACTGGACCACTTCCGGTCAGATTGGCTCCAGCGGATGGTATGTAACCCGCTCTGGAGCGGATTGGGGAGCGCGCCGAAACACAAGCCCCGCCCAGTTGGAATTAACCAACGACGCCAGTGGCAGTACAAATGCCGACGGCTGGGTCTTTGCCAATTATCTCACCTCCAATTTCAGCGCGCCCTACAATAGGATTTTGGCAAACAACAGCGGTCAAATAACCTGGGTTTTCAACATCAGACAAATTCGACCCAACCCCGGCGGTTTTGATTCCGGAAACTACGGCGTCGCCTTCATTTTGGGCGCCACCGATGAATCTGTAAAAACCTCGGGATCAGGCTACGCCGTGGTTTACGGACAATCAGGCGATACTGACCCCGTTCGCTTGGCAAAATTTACCGGCGGAATCTCCAATGGCAGCCTCGTGAACCTAATCACCAGTAACACCAGCGGTTTGACTGATTTTGGAGCCGAATATCTGAGCGTGAAAGTGACCTACGATTCCAACACAAATAAATGGGAGCTTTTCCTGCGCAATGATGGAGGTTCCGCTTTTGCCGACCCCCTCAGCGGAAATCTGGTCTCCCAGGGAACCGCCACCGACAACACCTACACCTCAAACTCACTCAACTATTTTGGCGCCTTTTGGCATGGTTCCACCGCCGCGAATCAAACTTCGTTTTTCGACAACATTTCCGTGCAAATCACGCCCCATCACGTTGCCCACCTGAATGTTAGCCCGCTGAACCTTTCCGGATTCTACTATATATTGAATAACGGCCCTTCCCAAGAGCAACAATTCACCGTGTCAGGTTCGGAACTTATTCAAAATGTAACTGTTAAACCCTCATCAAATTACGAGATTTCCCTTCAGGGTGGAGCCGCCTTTTCTCCCACAAACACCATCAACCTGTCTCCCAGTGGCGGAACCCTCTCCCCCACAACAATTTATGTGAGACTGAAAGCCGGACTTCCCGCCCAAAACTATATAAATGAAGAAATCAGCGTTTCCACTCTCGGCGCCCAAACCGAAACTGTCGTCTGCAGCGGAGCAGTTTTGGAACCCGGAATCACGGTGGCGCCTGCTTCCCTGAGCGGATTCAGCTACATGTTTGGCTTGGGTCCTTCCTCCGAAAAAAGCTTCAACGTCAGCGCTCAAAACCTCTATGCAAACCTGATTATCAGCGCTCCGAACGAATTTGAAATCTCCCTCAGCCCCCAAAGCGATTACTCTGGCTCCCTCTCGCTTCAACCCAATGGCTCAAGCCTCCCACCCACAACCGTTTATGTTCGCTTGAAAGCAGGTTTGCCCACTGGAAACTATAACAACAAAAACATTGATTTAAACAGCTCCGGCGCCTCAATCCAAACCGTATCTTGCAGCGGTACAGTGATTTCCGGCTCCAATCCTGATGTCCCTCTCGCTTTGGAAGCCAGCGCCATCAACCCCGGCGGGTTCACCGCAAACTGGCTCCGCGTGGAAAACGCAAGTTCCTACCGCCTCGATG is drawn from Candidatus Cloacimonadota bacterium and contains these coding sequences:
- a CDS encoding OmpA family protein — encoded protein: MLKRSKAILVTLLLLALMPAIHAFESTLLLEGGLGIPLDDIEGTNSKKGAWAVAWDAWAIKDWLGVGISPWFANVAVQGDDPNESYFSSLEGINLYLKVRPTTVGAINFSEDAFLKRISPFAELGAGWSTHGSKANPGIADNPSVPAGFRGHFTVPHAAAGISFLYKKNIVSELGVKYNLFTKDNIDLVETGKMNDALLTPYIGVGINFGAKKTVPVVAGNIDIKAQLARFSTEVGTPSLPQAYDLKGIDLSQGISLEAPEAFEISIDGKNYYPSLELPAGFDGRVLVRLTGAKKGVYEGYISHASKGATPMLLPVFGTVTDKVVQPVLKLDAKLGSFTTVQGTPSAAQAYKISGTNLTGKIQVEAPEGFELSIDGGKTWKKAATVDAGFDGDFLVRLTGAKAGEFGGTLNHDSEGANRVALPVLGVVTLPDAPKLPQIRLQAGDLKTFSTEVGKPSAAQSYKIKGENLKGDIDITAPAGFEFSLDGGKTYAHSMIVPGSIDREILVRLTGAKAGNFSGSIDHASKDATTFKLPVIGTVTDLKVPAIPELNLSLQNLKPFNTELGTPSAPQNYKLNGLNLTGNIQLNAPEGFEISVDGGKTWKPSATVNPNFSGDVWVRLKGDKVGNFAGAIDHKSEGAVTLPMPLVGTVSAPKPAGPSDEDLLAQELAKLIVHFDTNLYVIRDGDKPALDRVAEFLKKLPDTMVEIQGHTDSQGSDKINEPLSHNRAKVVKDYLVARGVDGEQIEIKGYSSKDPIATNSTAAGRQENRRAQMVIIK